A DNA window from Bdellovibrio sp. BCCA contains the following coding sequences:
- a CDS encoding threonine aldolase family protein, translating to MKRGFGSDNHAGVHPQILASLAEANVDHAPAYGTDEWTEKAIAEFKKQFGSDAQVFFVFNGTAANVTALKALTESYQAIFCSDVAHINVDECGAPEFFTGAKLIALPSVNGKISVADLEKTYIRRGDQHYSQGQVLSITQPTELGTTYSIEELKVLIGLAKEKKMHVHIDGSRLSNAAAYLKKTLKEITADLGVDAVSFGGTKNGLLMGEAVVFFNKELAQNFKYIRKQSAQLPSKTRFIACQFQAYFQNNLWQDIANHSCSMAQYLYEAVKDIPGVSVREVPQSNAVFAKIPSSWVKPLREKYFFYVWDENTFECRWMTSWDTRKEDIDGFAAALKELSR from the coding sequence ATGAAACGAGGGTTTGGCAGCGACAATCATGCCGGAGTTCACCCGCAGATTTTAGCTTCTTTGGCAGAAGCCAACGTCGATCACGCTCCTGCTTACGGAACTGATGAATGGACGGAAAAAGCTATTGCGGAATTTAAAAAACAATTTGGCTCAGACGCGCAGGTGTTTTTTGTTTTCAACGGCACAGCTGCGAACGTCACGGCATTAAAAGCCCTGACGGAATCCTACCAAGCGATCTTCTGTTCTGATGTCGCACACATCAATGTGGATGAGTGTGGCGCTCCGGAATTTTTTACTGGCGCAAAGCTTATTGCGTTGCCTTCCGTGAATGGAAAAATTTCTGTCGCTGATTTAGAGAAAACCTACATCCGTCGCGGCGATCAACACTACTCACAAGGACAAGTGTTGTCGATTACTCAACCCACCGAGCTTGGAACGACTTACTCTATCGAAGAATTAAAAGTTTTAATTGGCTTGGCCAAAGAAAAGAAAATGCACGTGCATATTGATGGCTCTCGCCTTTCAAATGCCGCCGCTTATTTAAAGAAAACTCTGAAAGAAATCACAGCGGATTTAGGCGTCGATGCAGTGTCTTTTGGCGGTACTAAAAACGGACTTTTGATGGGTGAAGCTGTGGTGTTCTTTAATAAAGAGCTTGCGCAGAATTTCAAATATATTCGCAAACAGAGCGCGCAACTTCCTTCAAAAACTCGTTTTATCGCTTGTCAGTTTCAAGCATATTTTCAGAATAATTTATGGCAAGATATTGCCAACCACTCTTGCTCCATGGCGCAGTATCTTTACGAAGCCGTCAAAGATATTCCTGGCGTGAGTGTGCGCGAAGTTCCGCAAAGCAATGCGGTCTTTGCAAAAATCCCCAGTTCTTGGGTGAAACCTCTGCGTGAGAAATATTTCTTTTACGTGTGGGATGAAAATACATTCGAGTGCCGCTGGATGACCTCTTGGGACACTCGCAAAGAAGATATCGATGGCTTTGCCGCGGCTTTAAAGGAGCTTTCACGATGA
- a CDS encoding formimidoylglutamase — translation MSWFHPIDKHLLFTKNDKEDPRLGECVQPLSKPDLQKISEHDFDFAILGLPDDEGIALNGGRPGAQAAPREVRFYLYKMTPHLASIRLPKILDLGDLADKEKPLGDRHEKARETARALAASGKRWISLGGGHDYGYCDGAGFLDVFKDNAVLINFDAHMDVRPTDKGFNSGTPFHRVLSEFKGHVDFAEVGIQNQCNSQAHITWAKNHGASVFTLDQVNAEGLLPVLKNFMKDKEKKKVFLSIDIDAFTSNEAPGCSQSWTTGLFTKEFLESFLWLNREFDVRGIGIYEVSPPLDQDNRTSKLAALIAHNFIFANLNKA, via the coding sequence ATGAGCTGGTTTCATCCGATCGACAAACATCTTCTTTTCACCAAAAACGACAAAGAAGATCCGCGTCTTGGAGAATGCGTCCAGCCTTTATCAAAGCCTGATCTACAAAAAATTTCCGAACATGATTTTGACTTCGCCATCTTAGGTCTTCCTGACGATGAAGGCATTGCTTTGAATGGCGGACGCCCTGGAGCGCAAGCGGCTCCCCGTGAGGTTCGTTTTTATCTCTACAAGATGACTCCACACTTGGCTTCCATCCGCCTGCCAAAAATTTTGGACTTGGGTGATCTGGCGGATAAAGAAAAACCTTTGGGCGATCGTCACGAGAAAGCGCGCGAAACTGCACGTGCGTTGGCTGCGTCGGGAAAACGCTGGATCTCCCTTGGTGGCGGTCATGATTATGGCTACTGCGATGGTGCAGGATTTTTGGATGTCTTTAAAGACAATGCCGTCTTGATTAATTTTGATGCTCATATGGATGTCCGTCCGACGGATAAAGGTTTTAATTCGGGCACACCTTTTCACCGTGTACTTTCAGAATTCAAAGGTCACGTGGACTTTGCTGAAGTTGGAATTCAAAACCAATGCAACAGCCAAGCTCATATCACTTGGGCGAAAAATCACGGGGCTTCTGTTTTCACTTTAGACCAAGTGAATGCCGAAGGACTTTTGCCCGTTCTTAAAAACTTCATGAAGGATAAAGAAAAGAAAAAAGTTTTCTTAAGCATCGACATCGATGCCTTCACTTCCAATGAAGCCCCAGGTTGCAGTCAGTCTTGGACCACGGGTTTATTTACAAAAGAATTTTTAGAGAGCTTCTTGTGGCTGAATCGCGAATTTGATGTTCGTGGTATTGGTATTTACGAAGTTTCTCCGCCATTGGATCAAGACAATCGCACAAGTAAGTTAGCGGCTCTTATCGCGCACAATTTTATTTTCGCAAATCTGAACAAGGCCTAG
- a CDS encoding creatininase family protein, with translation MSMNLQEKTWPQVEKYLKTKKHIIVPVGSTEQHGPTGLIGIDYLSAWEVAKAVGEKTKTLVAPPLCFGMAVHHMAFPGTITFSPITYIQVVTEIIQSLGKHGFNKFTFINGHGGNIAPLTSAFCQAKQDQETFDIKLFNWWHLPEVTAYENKVFGNENGFHATCGEISVTMFTHPEAYKDVPKMDFKPTKDRPHWPMAPKEFRETFPDGRMGSNPSLCSAEHGKVLFNLAVDSICQKME, from the coding sequence ATGTCGATGAATCTACAAGAAAAAACGTGGCCACAAGTTGAAAAATACCTAAAAACAAAAAAACACATCATCGTTCCGGTGGGCTCTACAGAGCAACACGGTCCGACGGGTCTTATTGGCATTGATTATTTGTCTGCGTGGGAAGTTGCGAAAGCTGTTGGAGAAAAAACAAAAACTCTGGTGGCTCCGCCGTTGTGTTTTGGAATGGCTGTGCACCACATGGCTTTCCCTGGGACGATTACTTTTTCTCCCATCACTTACATTCAAGTGGTGACTGAAATCATTCAAAGCCTGGGAAAGCACGGCTTTAATAAGTTTACATTTATCAACGGTCACGGCGGCAATATCGCCCCTTTGACTTCGGCGTTCTGCCAAGCCAAACAAGATCAAGAGACTTTCGATATTAAACTTTTCAACTGGTGGCATCTTCCTGAGGTGACGGCTTACGAAAACAAAGTCTTTGGTAACGAAAATGGTTTTCATGCGACATGCGGAGAAATCTCCGTCACAATGTTCACTCATCCTGAAGCTTATAAAGATGTTCCGAAGATGGATTTCAAACCGACGAAAGATCGTCCTCATTGGCCAATGGCTCCGAAAGAGTTCCGTGAAACTTTCCCCGATGGTCGAATGGGTTCAAACCCGAGCCTTTGCTCGGCTGAACACGGGAAAGTGCTATTTAATTTAGCAGTTGACTCGATCTGTCAAAAAATGGAGTAG